One Cervus canadensis isolate Bull #8, Minnesota chromosome 1, ASM1932006v1, whole genome shotgun sequence genomic window carries:
- the LOC122448784 gene encoding uncharacterized protein LOC122448784 yields MPPLGDAAWGKPRASAETSAWKEGGRIQPQEARRGRSPNPRRAGAESWVFAGEMKVSVQLAYKVPVLGPQDRRLLLAPRRFLPGGRELGAQGGAGTRAGPHLAGPHRRRDGGARSPRALCGRFEGSLRLAGAVGTHSEFRVGPCGRLVSSGWSRILAAADLEGRERRAPLSPRPSLFACGALPCWAFRSLHLDLEGGEDRARTRVAPGQDVEV; encoded by the coding sequence ATGCCGCCTTTGGGGGATGCCGCTTGGGGAAAACCCAGAGCCTCAGCCGAGACGAGCGCGTGGAAAGAGGGCGGCCGGATCCAGCCCCAGGAAGCCCGTCGAGGGCGCAGCCCGAATCCGAGACGCGCGGGAGCTGAGAGCTGGGTCTTTGCGGGCGAGATGAAGGTGTCGGTTCAACTGGCCTACAAAGTCCCAGTCCTCGGCCCCCAGGACCGACGGCTCCTCCTCGCCCCTCGCCGTTTTCTCCCCGGCGGACGCGAGCTCGGTGCCCAAGGCGGGGCGGGGACCCGGGCCGGGCCGCACCTCGCGGGTCCACACCGGAGACGGGATGGCGGGGCGCGCTCGCCGCGGGCTCTATGTGGAAGGTTCGAGGGATCCCTGCGCTTGGCAGGAGCGGTGGGAACGCACTCGGAGTTTCGAGTTGGTCCCTGCGGGCGGTTAGTGTCCTCCGGGTGGAGCCGGATCCTGGCCGCGGCCGActtggagggaagggagagacgGGCCCCTCTTTCTCCCCGGCCGAGCCTATTCGCCTGCGGGGCCCTGCCCTGCTGGGCTTTCCGGAGCCTCCACCTTGATCTTGAGGGTGGTGAGGACCGCGCGAGGACTAGAGTTGCCCCGGGCCAGGATGTGGAGGTTTAG